A genome region from Bacillaceae bacterium IKA-2 includes the following:
- a CDS encoding DUF6470 family protein has product MQLPSLQISSSHGKIGMKAHRPHIQIQQHDPVYSMKQQHAQIKISKQPSRLTIDQREAFASANSKHIYRVNEEFAAKAMNNAREITSKYAREGDQLMKIENGGEVIPHLAKVNSKLFSEKEFNIGLMPRPFSVKINYQPSKISVNAKGGSVDIRAEKRESTIQHRPWQTDVYMRQKNQITFQAVGLQVNRQM; this is encoded by the coding sequence ATGCAGCTGCCAAGTTTACAAATTAGCTCGAGTCATGGCAAAATTGGTATGAAGGCTCATCGCCCCCATATCCAAATACAACAGCATGATCCAGTTTATTCTATGAAGCAACAACATGCTCAAATAAAAATAAGCAAACAACCTTCGCGACTTACGATTGATCAAAGAGAAGCATTTGCGTCTGCAAATTCAAAACACATTTACCGCGTAAACGAAGAGTTTGCGGCCAAGGCCATGAATAATGCAAGGGAAATAACATCGAAGTATGCAAGAGAAGGCGACCAGTTAATGAAAATCGAAAACGGGGGCGAAGTTATTCCTCACCTTGCTAAAGTAAACAGTAAACTTTTTTCAGAAAAAGAATTTAATATTGGGCTGATGCCACGCCCATTTTCAGTGAAAATTAATTATCAACCGAGTAAAATAAGTGTCAATGCTAAAGGTGGCTCAGTTGACATTCGAGCAGAAAAACGAGAGTCCACCATCCAACATCGTCCCTGGCAAACAGATGTCTATATGCGCCAAAAAAATCAGATTACCTTTCAAGCGGTCGGACTCCAAGTGAATAGGCAAATGTAG
- the flgL gene encoding flagellar hook-associated protein FlgL: MRVTQTMLANNSLRHMSNGYQNLGKIMDQLATGKKINRASQDPVVAMNGMRYRTQVAEVEQFKRNLGEVYNWMDTADATLDSVTQSLHRIRELTVQASNDTYEETQRANISKEINQLREHLVALGNSKANNKYIFNGTNTTTQPIDTTKMDLKTDNEEFIANKENFEVTYNGELYKFAGDNGGNTFQSTTGKTIEIDGERITHQYTTKDENGDDKNSTETLKDNQIVISYKDAVSTNNQKVNIEVLKGINMNVNINPGQVFSSDFFGDIIRLENALNDSSSKSGDITKFLNNISTQMDKVVNERAELGARYNRVEMTERRIMEQEVIAKRIMSNNEDADMEKVIMDLKSQETVHRAALAASARIIQPSLMDFLR, from the coding sequence ATGCGCGTGACGCAAACAATGCTAGCAAATAACTCATTACGTCATATGAGTAATGGCTATCAAAATTTAGGTAAAATTATGGATCAACTTGCGACAGGCAAAAAAATTAATCGTGCCTCTCAAGACCCCGTTGTTGCGATGAACGGGATGCGTTACCGAACGCAAGTGGCAGAAGTAGAGCAGTTTAAGCGCAACCTTGGTGAAGTCTACAACTGGATGGATACAGCAGATGCAACCCTTGATAGCGTGACACAAAGCCTACATCGTATTCGCGAACTAACCGTTCAAGCTTCAAACGATACGTATGAAGAAACACAACGGGCTAACATATCAAAAGAAATTAACCAATTACGTGAACACCTCGTCGCTTTAGGCAACTCAAAGGCGAATAATAAATATATTTTTAATGGCACGAATACAACGACACAACCAATCGATACAACAAAAATGGATCTCAAAACAGATAACGAAGAATTCATTGCTAATAAAGAGAATTTTGAAGTCACCTACAACGGTGAACTTTATAAATTTGCTGGAGATAACGGTGGAAACACTTTTCAAAGCACTACGGGTAAAACGATTGAAATCGATGGTGAGAGAATCACTCATCAATACACAACAAAAGATGAAAACGGTGATGACAAAAATAGTACTGAAACATTAAAAGACAATCAAATTGTCATCTCCTACAAAGACGCTGTTTCTACAAACAATCAAAAAGTTAATATCGAAGTTTTAAAGGGCATAAACATGAACGTTAACATCAACCCTGGTCAAGTTTTCTCAAGTGATTTTTTTGGAGACATTATCCGACTAGAAAACGCTCTTAATGACTCTAGTTCGAAATCAGGAGATATTACCAAATTTCTCAACAACATCAGTACCCAAATGGACAAAGTTGTTAATGAACGAGCGGAACTTGGTGCCCGTTATAATCGTGTTGAAATGACAGAAAGACGTATCATGGAACAAGAAGTTATTGCAAAAAGAATCATGTCCAACAATGAAGATGCTGATATGGAAAAAGTAATTATGGATCTAAAATCCCAAGAAACGGTTCACCGTGCCGCACTAGCCGCTAGTGCCCGGATTATCCAACCATCGTTAATGGACTTTTTGAGGTAG
- the flgK gene encoding flagellar hook-associated protein FlgK gives MQSTFHGLETARRAMFTQQTALHTTGHNIANANTPGYSRQRVNFTQTEAYPNPGMNRPDIPGQLGTGVSAGAIQRIREGFLDTQYRAETSKFGYWDARQVALHKMEDIMNEPTEDGLAQTMDRFWTSLQDLSVHPEDSGARSVVRQRGMAVAETFNYTSESLKAIQRDLKNEINVTAEEVNSLARQINNMNTQIASVEPHGFLPNDLYDQRDQLVDRLSQLVNVKVEPVGSGGLALDIAEGKYTIKLVDQNGRDIGVTLVDGKRLEANEMKVAYDDDTGLVEAVYFASQKTQEDPNFDYKTNGGVSKFTVDNFHAAGKMKADLESYGYIAKNGEEKGLYPEMFQNLDQMVFAFAAEFNAVHNSGWSLNEIAAGEKSDPPINFFEYRGADLTIVNFKGAASNLKVSDAIMAGLDNIAASTDYQGKGFSGDGSNALALANVKDASLNFGGTTTNVQSFYQGVIGDMAVHTNEAERMMRNSDTLRLSVDQRRESVSGVSLDEEMTNLIQFQHAYNAAAKMISVVDDMLDRIINGLGR, from the coding sequence ATGCAATCTACTTTCCATGGCTTAGAAACTGCTCGACGTGCCATGTTTACCCAACAAACAGCGCTACATACAACTGGACATAACATCGCTAATGCAAATACACCAGGCTATTCAAGACAAAGAGTGAACTTCACGCAAACAGAGGCATACCCTAATCCAGGAATGAACCGACCGGATATTCCAGGACAGCTTGGAACTGGCGTATCAGCAGGTGCGATTCAACGTATACGTGAAGGCTTTCTAGATACACAATATCGAGCAGAAACGAGTAAGTTTGGTTATTGGGATGCACGGCAAGTTGCTTTACACAAAATGGAAGACATTATGAACGAACCGACAGAAGACGGCTTAGCACAAACAATGGACCGTTTTTGGACGTCTCTCCAGGATTTATCTGTTCATCCAGAAGACTCAGGTGCCCGTTCTGTTGTTCGACAACGCGGCATGGCAGTTGCTGAAACTTTTAATTACACTTCCGAATCGCTTAAAGCTATTCAACGTGACTTAAAAAATGAAATTAATGTAACGGCGGAAGAAGTAAATTCATTAGCTCGCCAAATTAATAATATGAACACCCAAATCGCATCTGTCGAACCACATGGCTTTTTGCCAAACGATTTATATGATCAACGTGATCAATTAGTTGATCGTCTCTCTCAGCTTGTCAATGTAAAGGTAGAGCCAGTCGGGAGTGGTGGACTAGCACTTGATATTGCTGAAGGTAAATATACGATAAAACTAGTAGATCAAAACGGCCGTGATATAGGTGTCACGCTAGTAGACGGTAAGCGATTGGAAGCAAATGAAATGAAAGTCGCTTATGATGACGATACGGGGCTAGTCGAAGCAGTTTACTTTGCTTCACAAAAAACACAAGAAGACCCGAACTTTGATTATAAAACGAATGGCGGCGTTTCAAAATTTACTGTTGATAATTTCCATGCAGCAGGAAAAATGAAAGCTGACCTTGAATCATATGGCTATATAGCAAAAAATGGTGAAGAAAAAGGTTTGTACCCAGAAATGTTTCAGAACTTAGATCAAATGGTATTTGCCTTCGCGGCGGAGTTTAATGCAGTCCACAACTCAGGTTGGAGCTTGAATGAAATTGCTGCAGGAGAGAAGAGCGATCCACCAATAAACTTTTTTGAATATCGAGGCGCTGATCTAACAATCGTTAACTTTAAAGGTGCTGCTTCGAATTTGAAAGTTTCAGATGCAATTATGGCTGGATTAGACAATATTGCAGCTTCTACTGACTACCAAGGAAAAGGATTCTCCGGTGACGGTTCTAACGCTCTTGCGCTAGCTAACGTCAAAGATGCTAGTCTTAACTTCGGTGGCACAACTACAAATGTGCAAAGCTTTTACCAAGGTGTTATTGGTGACATGGCTGTTCATACAAATGAAGCTGAGAGAATGATGCGGAACTCCGATACATTAAGACTTTCCGTCGATCAACGCCGCGAGAGTGTAAGTGGCGTATCGCTTGATGAAGAAATGACAAACTTAATTCAATTCCAGCATGCCTATAACGCTGCCGCTAAAATGATCTCAGTAGTAGACGATATGCTTGATCGGATTATTAACGGATTGGGCAGATAA